One genomic window of cyanobiont of Ornithocercus magnificus includes the following:
- a CDS encoding cyclic pyranopterin monophosphate synthase MoaC: MQIKTMENSLTHLTNSGEVHMVDVGERAVSRREALAEGALRMKLSTLDAVLRGETSKGDLLAVARVAAIQAAKRTWELIPLCHPLSISSIEVAITQDQVLPGLRLQASCHTIGQTGVEMEAMTAVSVGLLTIYDMLKAIEPSMVIDGIRLMSKEGGQSGTWSRMEPKP; encoded by the coding sequence ATGCAGATCAAGACAATGGAAAATAGCCTGACACATCTGACTAATAGTGGTGAAGTACACATGGTCGATGTAGGAGAACGTGCTGTCAGCCGACGCGAAGCCCTAGCTGAGGGGGCTTTGCGCATGAAGCTATCTACGCTAGATGCAGTTTTGCGAGGTGAGACATCCAAGGGAGACCTGCTGGCAGTAGCCCGAGTGGCAGCAATCCAGGCTGCAAAACGTACCTGGGAACTAATACCGCTATGCCATCCTCTCTCCATCAGCAGCATAGAAGTGGCCATTACCCAGGACCAGGTATTACCAGGATTACGATTGCAAGCTAGCTGCCACACCATCGGCCAGACTGGTGTGGAAATGGAGGCGATGACTGCTGTCTCAGTTGGTCTTCTGACTATATACGACATGCTTAAAGCCATAGAACCAAGCATGGTGATTGACGGTATTCGTCTAATGAGTAAGGAAGGTGGACAAAGCGGTACCTGGTCGCGCATGGAGCCAAAACCATGA